In the Vogesella sp. XCS3 genome, CCGAATTTCAGGGTCATGTTGAATTCGTCGGTAAACAGCGTCGTCACCATGGTGGCCAGCATCAACCCCAGCCCCAGCAGGCTGGTAAACGGGTACAGTTTCATACGGAAAGCCAGCGGCGGGTTGCCGGCGGATTCGTATTGGCGGCGGAAAAACAGGTGCGTGAGAAAAATCATCATCCACGTGAACATGGCGCCAAACATCGACAGCGAAATCATCAGGATGAAGGCATCCTGCGGGTAGAGCACGTACAGCAGCGTGGCCACGGCAATACCCATAGACGACAGCATCAGCGCGTTCAGCGGCACACCCTGGCTGTTGACCCGGCCTAGTGCTTTGGGTGCATCGCCCCCCCTGGCCAGGCTGAACATCATGCGGGTGGTAATGTAAAGCTGGCTATTCATGGCAGACAGCGCCGCCACGATCACGACAAAGTTCAGAATATCTGCCGCATACGGTATGCCCAGCACCTGCATTACCGTCACAAACGGGCTGCTGCCTTCTCCCACACGCTCCCACGGCACAATGGCCAGGATCAAGGCCAGCGAGAGCAGATAAAACACCAGCAAACGCACAATGGTAGCGCGAAAAGCCTGCTTGACCGCCCGCTCCGGGTCTTCCGCCTCCCCCGCTGCTACCGCAATCATTTCTACACTGAGGTAACTGAAGATAGAAATGATCACGGCCAACCACATACCCCACCAGCCATGCGGCAAAAAGCCGCTGCCTGCGGTGTACAGGTGCACGCCGAATTCGGGGCGGTTAGTCCCCCACACCACCATGCTGCCCAGAAAGATGAAGCCCAGAATGGCGGCGATCTTGATACTGGAAAAGCCGTACTCAACCGCGCCAAAAGCTTTGACACTACTGGCATTTACCAGGATCAACGCCCCGGAAAACAGTGATATCCACCACCACGATGGCACGCCGGGAAACCAGTACGCCATATAGTCGGCGATTGCGGTAACCTCGGTCCCCACGGCCAGCACAATCGCCGACCAGTAGGCGTAACGCACCAGGAAGCCCGCCAACGGGTTGATATAGTGTTCGGCATAGGCGCCAAACGAGCCTGACGTGGCGTGCGCTACGGTCATTTCTGCCAGGCAGCCCATCAACAGCAGGGTAATCACGCCGCCGATAGCATAGCTAAGCAGCACACTGGGGCCGGCAAAGCCGATAGCAAACTTGCTGCCCAGAAACAAGCCGGTGCCGATAGCGCCGCCAATGGCGATCATGCTCATTTGCCCCGCGGTCAGGCGGCGTTGCAGCCCCTGTTCGCGGTCTTTGATTTTCTGAAAACTTCTGCTCATGTTCTGCTCCAATACTCTCCATGCGTGACAGAGCCCTGCCTGTCTACGCAGGCATCGTTGCTTGGCTCAAGGGAATACCACCCGGACGGGTAGCGCGGTTCCGGCACCCTGGTGCAGGCTAGGCCGGTGAAAACAAATCGTTGGGTGCACGAACAGGCAGGTCGCGCAAAATGGCGCGTACCGGGCTGGCATCGCCATGCATCAGCTTCAGCGGCAGGGCAATCAGCTCGTAATCACCCGGCGCAACCGTGTCCAGCACCAGGTTTTCCAGAATCGCCATACCGTGGCGTGCTACCGCGTGGTGTGCCGCCAGGGTTTTGCTATGGGAAGGGTCGAGCGAGGCCGTATCGACGCCAATCAGCAGCACGCCCTGGCTCGCCAGCCAGTCAATGGCGGCCGGGTCG is a window encoding:
- a CDS encoding amino acid permease, which produces MSRSFQKIKDREQGLQRRLTAGQMSMIAIGGAIGTGLFLGSKFAIGFAGPSVLLSYAIGGVITLLLMGCLAEMTVAHATSGSFGAYAEHYINPLAGFLVRYAYWSAIVLAVGTEVTAIADYMAYWFPGVPSWWWISLFSGALILVNASSVKAFGAVEYGFSSIKIAAILGFIFLGSMVVWGTNRPEFGVHLYTAGSGFLPHGWWGMWLAVIISIFSYLSVEMIAVAAGEAEDPERAVKQAFRATIVRLLVFYLLSLALILAIVPWERVGEGSSPFVTVMQVLGIPYAADILNFVVIVAALSAMNSQLYITTRMMFSLARGGDAPKALGRVNSQGVPLNALMLSSMGIAVATLLYVLYPQDAFILMISLSMFGAMFTWMMIFLTHLFFRRQYESAGNPPLAFRMKLYPFTSLLGLGLMLATMVTTLFTDEFNMTLKFGLPFLVVLVFLYKFVRKPHASYDDAM